Below is a window of Chloroflexota bacterium DNA.
CCGCGCTTTGCTGAACGTGGGTGGTGGCAGGCGCGGACGGTCGCGGGTCAAGATGCCCGCGCCGGACGCCGAAAGCGCGGGGCCGGCGGAGCAGCTCGCCGCGTACGTTCCCGCCTTACCGGCGTCGACGCACCTGGTGGTGGTGGAAGATGACCCCCAAGCTGTAGCGCCGCTCGAATCCGCGCGGCCGGACGCCGTCAAGCGCGAGTTTGCGATTCTGCGCGACGACGCCGTGCCCGGATGGATCGGAAGTCGCGCGCGGACGTACGGGGCGCGAATCTCGGCGCGGGCCGCGCACGACCTCGCACAGCTCGTGGGGTCCGACCTGCGCGCCCTGGACCAGGAGATCGTCAAACTTACGACGTACGCGGAGCCAGGCGCGGAGATCTCCGACGCGGACGTGCATCAGCTCGTCTCAGGAGGCGGGCCGAGCGTGTTCACGCTCCACGACGCCGTTGCGGAGAAGCGTCCGGGCGCGGCCCTCGCCGCTGCGCGCGAGTTGATGAATCGCGGTGCGGACCCGGCCGAGATCTTTGCCCAGATCACCGGCGTCATTCGGCGGCTCATCGTCATGAAGGAGCTGCGGCGCCAGCGCCTTCCGTCGCGCGAAGCCGCGACGTACGGACTGTCGACCAATCCGTACGCGCTCCAAAAGATCGAGCGCCAGGCCGCACGGCGGTCCCTCACCGAGCTGCTGGGGATCTATCGCCGCCTGCACGAGACGGATGTGGAGATCAAGACCGGGCGGAAAGACCCTCGCGTTGCCGTCGAGCTCGCAATCGCGTCCATTGTGGGAATCGCTGCAGACGCACCAAGAGGACAATAGAAGCAAGGGTCCCGCGCCGATTTTCGGCGCGGGACCCTTTGCGCGTCGCGAGCAGTGGCTCGGGTTAGATGTCCGAGTACAGGTGGAACTCCCAGGGATGCGGTCGGAGCCGAATCGGATCGACTTCACGTTCACGCTTGTAATCGATCCACGTGCGAACGAGGTCTTCGGTGAAGACGCCGCCGGCGAGGAGGTACTGATGGTCCTCCTCGAGCGCGCTGAGGGCCTCGTCCAGGGAGCCCGGCGTGTTTCGGACCTTCTGGGACTCCTCGGGCGGAAGCTCGTAGATGTCGTCGTCGACCGGCGCGGGGGGCTCGATTTTATTCGCGATTCCGTCGAGCCCGGCCATCAGCATCGCGGAGAACGCCAGATACGGGTTGCAGCTCGGGTCCGGGCAGCGCAGCTCGAGGCGCCGGGCCGACGGGCTCGCCGAATAAGTCGGAATTCGCACGCACGCCGATCGGTTCCGCTGGGAATAGGCCAGCTTGACCGGCGCTTCGTAGCCTGGTACCAGGCGCCGGTATGAGTTCGTGGTCGGCGCCGCGAACCCCAGGATCGAGGCGGCGTGCTTCAGCAGCCCACCGATGTAGTGCCGAGCCGTTTCGGAGAG
It encodes the following:
- the holA gene encoding DNA polymerase III subunit delta, whose product is MLYLAVGKNEFLREEFVAQLKARMRALSLGEHNIDEFGPGAPIADVIATCSASPFLCEKRMVIARALLNVGGGRRGRSRVKMPAPDAESAGPAEQLAAYVPALPASTHLVVVEDDPQAVAPLESARPDAVKREFAILRDDAVPGWIGSRARTYGARISARAAHDLAQLVGSDLRALDQEIVKLTTYAEPGAEISDADVHQLVSGGGPSVFTLHDAVAEKRPGAALAAARELMNRGADPAEIFAQITGVIRRLIVMKELRRQRLPSREAATYGLSTNPYALQKIERQAARRSLTELLGIYRRLHETDVEIKTGRKDPRVAVELAIASIVGIAADAPRGQ